The DNA segment CAGGCCGAGCAGGATCAGAACCACCCCGAGGACGATCTCCCACCTCGCCCTGCCCTTCCCGCTCAGGGAGAGCCTTCCGGAGAGGAGCTTCCCCTTCACCCACTCGGCGAGGTCCTTCGATGCCGTCAGCAGGTAGACGGTGAGGCCCATCCCCAGGCCGTAGGTTCCCATGACGATGACCCCGCTCAGCGTGTCCCCGCTCAGGGCAGCGGTTATCACCGCGAAGCCGACGTAGGGGGCGATGCAGCCGAACCACGTCGCTCCGAGCGCGGAGCCGAGGGCGAAGTCATAAGCGATGCCTTTCTTCCCGGATACCCTGTCGGCGGGGGAGAAGCTGAGGAGCCTTTCGAGCCTCGCACTAAAGCGTTCACTCATGAAGCTCGCGCCGATTATCACAAAGCCGATCCCACCGATGAGGTAGAGCGCTCCCTGTATCTGGGAGGCGTAGCCACCGAGACTGCCGACGAGCGCACCGAGCAGGGCGAAGGAAGCCACCATTCCAGCGATTATCGCCTCGACCTTCCTCCTCGCGAAGGTCAGGGAGAGCGTGCCAACTATGACTGGAAGAACGCAGGGCGAGAAGACACTCACTATTCCGGCGGAGAATATCGGGAGCAGGACCGCGAGGCTGAGGTTGCTTCCTCCGTTCGCGGTTTCTGAAACATCTTGGGCACTCGGAGGCTTTTGGTCATCGGACTGGATAGCAGTTTGGGTTTCTTCCCCTTCCGTTGCCTTCTCCAGGAAGTACGCTAAGCCATCCGGGTTCAGAGCGCCCGCGGCCACTCCCTTCAGAACCATCGTCCCGTTAACGGTCTTGAAAACAACCATGGTTGGCGTTCCCGGAACGCCGACGCTTATCTCTTCCCCGGGGGTTTTGGGTTTGTAGTAGCCCGCGTTCTCCGGCTGGATGACTATCACCGGGTCATAGATTCTGTATCGGAGCGTCGTTATCGAGCGGCCTTTGTAGACGTCCACCGAGACGAGGAGGAATCCGCTGAGGGCTTTTTCGGCGGTGGCCGTTGGAAAGACGTTCGTCTTCATGTACTGGCAGGCGGGACAGCTCTCGGAGTGGTAGAAGATGAAGAAATACTCCCCATCGTTCGAGAAGACCAGTTCCCGGAGTTCCTTTTCGGTCGTTACGTCATGAAACGACAGGTTCCCGTATTTGACGGTTCCCGCGCTGGCCAGTGGTATGAAGAGCGATAGAACCACGAGCATCAAAAGCGCCCTGCGCACTCCTTTCACCTTAAAAAAGATTAATGGAGTGGTTAAAAAGTCTTTTTTTGAAGCTTTTTTCATCAAAACGTCATCGGAACGTAGCCTTCCTCAATTAGCTCGGCGATGATTGCGCCGACGTACTCGACTCTGGCGTGCTTTCCGAGGATGTCCTCGAAGCCTTTCTCCTCGGCTATTCTCCTGCATGCCGTTGGCAGCTTTCCCAGCTCTCTAAGCCTTTCTATCCAGGGGACGAAACGCTCATCGCCTTTTGCAACCGCATCCTCAATGGGGCCGAAGAGTACTACCTCAACGTCCTCCGCCCATCCGTTCTTTATCGCGTTGACCGCCCACATGAAGCCGGGGATTGCCCTCTCGTCCGCGCTCGATATTATCACCAGCGCCTTCATCGACCCACCCCCATTGCCTTGAGATGAGTTATGAGTTCTTCCATGCCTGAAGCGGAGATTTCAGCCTCTCCTGCGATGACGTTTATCCTCCCGCAGTCGTACTTAGCGCACAGTCCTATGCAACCCTCGACGCTTACCTCGTAACCGGCTTCCCGAAGGACATTGACAACCTCATCGAGCCTTTCACCGGCACAGAATTTGCACACCTTCGCCTCCATTTACCCCACCGAGACTTTCTACTCCAGTCTCTTTATGGCGTTTATTTTTTGCACCTTGGAAAATTAAATGGAAATCAGTTGACAGTATGGAATCACTTCCAGGGCTCACCAAAGCGGTTGAGGCTTACCTTGTCCCACTCGAAAACCTCATCGCCGTGGGGAGGCTTTTTCTCCGCGGGATAGCCAACCCCTATGATGCAGAGGACGCGGTAGTTCTCTGGGATTCCAAGGAGCTCCCTCACGTATTGCTCTGCTGTCTTTTTATCATCGTGCATTCTGTTCCTTATCTGTACCCAGAACGATGACAGGCCGAGGTCGAACGCCGCCAGCTGTATGTGTTCAGCTGCTATGCTCGCGTCTTCCACCAGACGTCGCTCCTGCTTTCGTCGGCGGTAACAACTATCGCCACTGGTGCCGTTGCCAGACCGGAGGCGCCGAGCTTGGCCATTGAGAGCGCTAGGAGCTTTTCCCTATCGTCAACTACAATGAAGTGCCACGGTCTCTTGTTGAAGGAACTTGGAGACAGAAAAGCTGCCTCAAGGAGCTTTTCCACAAGTTTGCGGGGAACCGGCCTCTCCGGGAAGCGCCTCACGCTCCTCCTTTTTCTGAGAACCTCGGAGAACTCCATGCCACCACCGAGGAGGATTTCCTGAAACCCGTTTAATACCCTTTCCCAGCTTTGGTATTTCCCAGAACTGTCCAGAACTTTTGGTTTTCAAAAGCCTTTTTTGAGGGCTTTAAAACTTCTCAATGGTGAGAGCATGGTAGGGGTGACGATGGACTTTTCGAGGCACTTCCCGATCATAGGAATTGAAGGACAGAGAAAGCTGAGCGAGAGCACCGTTGCCGTTGTCGGAGCCGGCGCGCTGGGCAGCTGGGAGGTTTACTTCCTCCACAAGCTCGGCGTTGGAAGGATAATCGTCATCGACAGGGACTTCGTGGACGAGAGCGACCTTCCCAGGACTATATACACCAAGGAGGACGTCGGAAAGCCGAAGGTCGAGGTTCTGAAGGAGAGGTTTGGAGTCATCGGACACTTCGAAGACCTCAACCCCGGAACGGTAGGTCTTCTCGACGAAGCTGATCTGATAATCGACGGAACGGACAACATCTACACCCGCCAGGTTGTGAACGACTACGCGATAAAGACGGGAAAACCATGGATTTA comes from the Thermococcus celericrescens genome and includes:
- a CDS encoding cytochrome c biogenesis protein CcdA, encoding MRRALLMLVVLSLFIPLASAGTVKYGNLSFHDVTTEKELRELVFSNDGEYFFIFYHSESCPACQYMKTNVFPTATAEKALSGFLLVSVDVYKGRSITTLRYRIYDPVIVIQPENAGYYKPKTPGEEISVGVPGTPTMVVFKTVNGTMVLKGVAAGALNPDGLAYFLEKATEGEETQTAIQSDDQKPPSAQDVSETANGGSNLSLAVLLPIFSAGIVSVFSPCVLPVIVGTLSLTFARRKVEAIIAGMVASFALLGALVGSLGGYASQIQGALYLIGGIGFVIIGASFMSERFSARLERLLSFSPADRVSGKKGIAYDFALGSALGATWFGCIAPYVGFAVITAALSGDTLSGVIVMGTYGLGMGLTVYLLTASKDLAEWVKGKLLSGRLSLSGKGRARWEIVLGVVLILLGLLMLTELTPLKLWSSLFESLSQL